The Neoarius graeffei isolate fNeoGra1 chromosome 23, fNeoGra1.pri, whole genome shotgun sequence genome segment ttttgattcgtctgaccacagaacagttttccactttgccacagtccattttaaatgagccttggcccagggaagacgtctgcgcttctggatcatgtttagatacggcttcttctttgaacaatagagttttagctggcaacggcggatggcacggtgaattgtgttcacagataatgttctctggaaatattcctgagcccattttgtgatttccaatacagaagcatgcctgtatgtgatgcagtgccgtctaagggcccgaagatcacgggcactcagtatggttttccggccttgacccttacgcacagagattcttccagattctctgaatcttttgatgatattatgcactgtagatgatgagatgttcaaactctttgcaattttacactgtcgaactcctttctgatattgctccactatttgtcggcgcagaattagggggattggtgattttcttcccatctttacttctgagagctgctgccactccaagatgctcttttaatacccagttatgttaatgacctattgccaattgacctaatgagttgtgatttggtcctccagctgttccttttttctacctttaacttttccaggctcttattgcccctgtcccaacttttttgagatgtgttgctgtcatgaaatttcaaatgagccaatatctcatctcattacctctagccgctttatccttctacagggtcgcaggcaagctggagcctatcccagctgactacgggcgaaaggcggggtacaccctggacaagtcgccaggtcatcacagggctgacacatagacacagacaaccattcacactcacattcacacctacggtcaatttagagtcaccagttaacctaacctgcatgtctttggactgtgggggaaaccggagcacccggaggaaacccacgcggacgcggggagaacatgcaaactccacacagaaaggccctcgccggccccggggctcgaacccaggaccttcttgctgtgaggcgacagcgctaaccactacaacaccgtgccgcccatgagccAATATttcgcatgaaatttcaaaatgtctcacttttcacatttgatatgttgtctatgttctattgtgaatacaatatcagtttatgagatttgtcaattattacattccatttttatttacaattcgtactttgtcccaacttttttggaattggagttgtgtgtgtgtgtgtgtgtgtgtgtgtgtatatatatatatatatatatatatatatatatatatatatatatatatgagtgattccacgcttatgggtactgaaatggggacattaacttattcacctaaaaccatttctttttttaccatcaggtcacaaaacatgtaatctttaatgaatgatatgttaaaagataactttaattttctgagatgtaataaaaacatttatatgccaaagtcaagcctatgagttccaaaatgatgtctgttacattacttctgttacaattgtccatctcgcgtctgttacaaattaattacaatctagctatataccatgttaatcttattgaaataatgtgtatgtttattctactacacatgtttattaattatatttgctaaaacatcaccttcctatgtttcaaaaagtaattctacattgttaaaattgagaatatatatgtccacaacacttctgttacgttctgactttggcatatgtttttattacatcttagaaaattaaagttatcttttaacatatcattcattaaagattacatgttttgtgacctgatggtaaaaaaagaaatggttttaggtgaatttttaaaaataagttaatgtccccatttcagtacccataagcgtggaatcactcataaatatatatataaaactgaaaACTGTTTCAGACAATGTAGAATCATTTAAAAAGAGCTATAAGCCTTTTCTATGTTAtaatgtttagtgtgtgtgtgttttatcagTTCCCACTACAGCAGGTACAGGGAGTGAGACCACAGGTGTAGCAATATTTGATTTTGAAGACCTGAAGGCCAAAACAGGTGTGAGTGAATTACTTAAAGTAAATTTTATTTTCAGTTTAAGCTTCATTTTAACACTTGCAAGCACTTgtggttttatttttcatttcactTAAACTAGGAAAGATTTAACAGTTTACATTTGCCACTATTTTAGTAGAATTTAACTTTCTTTCATGCTGTCTGTTTACAGGGATAGCAAGTCGATCATTGAGGCCTACTTTGGCAGTGGTGGATCCACTACACACACTGCACATGCCAGCCAGAGTGACTGCCAACAGTGGCTTTGACGTACTCTGGTAAGGCTCAGTGCACACTGTGTGCATCTGTGTGTCATTACCAAGGTTCTGGAATTCTTTACATCTTTTCTCATGTCAGCCCTTGCTCacctagtctctctctctctctctctctctctctctctctctctccctcgctgcCTGTCACCTCCAATAGCCATGCATTGGAATCCTACACTGCTTTGCCATATAACATGAGGAGTCCGTGTCCCACCAACCCAGTCACCCGTCCTGCTTATCAGGGCAGCAACCCAATCAGCGACGTCTGGGCAAGACATGCCCTCTGTATTGTAGCCAAGTACTTAAAACGGTACATCTAAGTTCAAGAGTGTTATAGTCCTAAATAAGAAAGTCTAGTTTGGATCTATCTTTCTGCCTGACTGACTGACATTTACTTAaactgcgcgcgcacacacacacacacacacacacacacacacacacacacacacacacacaaagaggcaTAGTGTAGCCTGGACAGTGCTTTCTTTTGGCATTGACAATTTCCAGAGGATTGCAGAAGACAAAGTGCATTAGCAAGGGCATTATGCAGATGAATCGCATCCAACAATGACAATTATTTGAGGGTAAGTTTGTTCCAAGTTTCTGGCAGCTGATGTTTCCTGAACACTTTCCTGCGTCATAAAATTTAAAGGACCAGCATTAcagctgttacaaagtgctgatatGGATGCTCCTTCCAAAGGTGCTAAATAACTattcctcacagaaaacttcaccacatcaacaaCTAAACACTTAAAATCCATTTATGTAGATTGTCCACCAGAAGATTCTATTTAAGTGATTACTATAGACATATCATCATTATTAGAACAAGTGTTAATATAAATCTGGGATTTATTATGCAtttggaaattaatcaacactttctgaccaatcagtcaGGAATTCAACTGGAATGTGGTGTAAGTGCTATTATTAATTTGTGCAATGAATAAAGTACTGGCTTTTCTTCTCTTAAAATAACTAATGACTTTTTCCCCTTTCATGAATTGGACTTGTTTTTAAGACACTGCCCAGCACTGTTACGCTATACCTCTTTAACCTGTGGTAGTTAATGGTACTCTGTCCTCTGTAAAGAGTGTCCACAACCATTTATGGTCAGTCAACAGTCATAGGTTTCTGGTTTTATTTCCCCAGACACACATTAATGGTATGGAAAAACAAGGCTTGCCTCAtcatttctatttattttttaaacagaaTGCTAACTTCTGTTTTCACTCTGTTTCTGGATTTTATGGTGTTGTAGTGTAACATAATGCAAGAAGAAGATTTGGCAAAAATAGCAATACATTTTTGGATTACCACTTAATCTGGCCAACATTATGCACAATTATCTGAGCTGTCTTTTTCAGGTAAATAAAATGTATGAATGTAACTATCATactttatgtgtgtgtgtcagagcggTGCGTAATCCAGATGATGTAGAGGCACGCTCTAGCATGCACCTGGCAAGTGTGTTTGCTGGAATTGGCTTTGGTAATGCAGGAGTTCATTTATGGTAAATCTTTTCATTTGCATATATAATTTAGTTATAAATTTAATCCTTTTTTTCAACATAAACGCTAAAAATAAATTGTACCAGTCTTCAAAACTTTCCTTTAATTCGAAATATTGGCCAAtacaacagtaaaaaaaaaaaggaaatcacAATGCTTTATCACATCCTCTGTTCATTTATTTCAGTCATGGAATGTCATATCCTATCTCTGGGAACATCAAAACCCATAAAGCTAAAGGATACAGAGTGGACCATCCATTAGTGGTGAGCATAGTCATAAACAATAAGCAACACTCAAACTGATAACATAATGGTCTCCAGAATTATAAGTATCCTTCACTTGAGTAAAAGTTGAAATCATTTAACATACTGTGACTCTTAAATCATTTATGTCTGGCGTTGACATACTTGTGTTAAAAGTTGTTAGTGACTCTATGTGTGCAATGCTTCCTTTTTTCCCCAAATGTTTTTGCATGTGGGCGATACTTGAAGCCTCATGGCCTCTCTGTGGTTCTCACATCTCCTGCTGTGTTTGCCTTCACTGCCTGCATGTGCCCAGAGCGTCACCTAGAGGCAGCAGAGATACTGGGTAATGGATAAAgacagacactttttttttttattgcactttGTAAACCTGGGgtaggtttcctgataacgttgcactttagggctaaagagcgagtttaaagatgctcttaagcgATGAATGTTGTCTCTctatgtggttttcctgaactcgcTCTTAAGAAGGAGTCTTCAGAGCAACTTTGCTGAGCATCTTTGCAATGCACGTCCTCGATATAAGCATTAGTAGATGCTAAAGGCATTTGTGCACTAGTaggtttttttttaccaaaaaaaacaatgaaatataaggtgTTTGTTAAtcatcattaagcattacatatataaggtggtaattaataattgaaattattttacatttttggacaataacgTTTTTTATCCCGAGCATAGTTTTTAATTAAATATACAACCGTTTACATAAAATAATGAGCCCGTAATaaactaaataattaagtaaatgttttccctgtgctCGCTCATTTCCTTGTTACCTAATCATGCAGttatgattatttcaactgttatcaacAATGCCAAGTTGCCAAATGTATGTTTGGCATGAGGTGCAGAAATGTCTCATTTATAacactaaattagataatcacttGTCTAATGGAGTTatgtttgattaaaatgtggtgagATCAGTGTGACATTACGACAGTGTgggaataaggaattttaagcagactgtcacaggacagacaagtctgaaatgttgtctgtccttccaaatttcagcctgtccaaatgacgggccaaaggcccGGAACAATGCGGCCAGGTGTCCAGGGCCTGCCTTAGGGAAGCTGAAggactttagatgcctggagatggcttctcggcTATTTTCAGGCACAttattgtgatcttcaaaggccaaattacactagacattagttgctaattacactacaaattgaatataatttacaagaaaatgtcagaagattcaagaaaaacatga includes the following:
- the adhfe1 gene encoding hydroxyacid-oxoacid transhydrogenase, mitochondrial isoform X2 — protein: MTDRNLSRLPPVTAVLDSLTRHGVKYEYYDGVRVEPTDKSFKAAIDFVKKRSFDAYVAVGGGSVIDTCKAANLYACHPEADFLDFVNAPVGKGKPITRSLKPLIAVPTTAGTGSETTGVAIFDFEDLKAKTGIASRSLRPTLAVVDPLHTLHMPARVTANSGFDVLCHALESYTALPYNMRSPCPTNPVTRPAYQGSNPISDVWARHALCIVAKYLKRAVRNPDDVEARSSMHLASVFAGIGFGNAGVHLCHGMSYPISGNIKTHKAKGYRVDHPLVPHGLSVVLTSPAVFAFTACMCPERHLEAAEILGADVRNVKTEDAGQVLADILRNFLYDLEVEDGLSEIGYRKEDIPELVKGTIPQERVTKLAPRFHTEEDLAHLFEASMKLY